In Streptomyces sp. NBC_01707, a genomic segment contains:
- a CDS encoding ABC transporter permease: protein MRARARVLEPAAPLDQADRVDPRIADRYAGGRHTTRRGRARRRGRARVIERPRMDFRDLWTEALAGVLARPMRSALTTLGTVLGITTLVITIGISATAGNQIVGRFDALTATSVTVVVPPPPPSADPVPLVDWSGVDAVRRLAGVDSVAAIADSTATASVQVRANDVVSPGDVTGQTMAVLAASPTLPAAVRGRMTAGRFFDDGNIAGHDRVAVLGDQAARLLGISSIQDSPAVFLKGQAYTVIGILGGAEREQQLSTAVILPPTTAEDQLGLGTVTRVLINTALGAAKQVAHQAPIALAPGAEDALTVTAPPDPTKARKGVQGDVNGLFLVLGLVSLVVGAIGIANVTLVTVMERIGEIGLRRALGASRRQVAGQFLVESTTIGLLGGVIGAVLGMVVVVAVSAIRDWTPVLDVRLALGAPVAGALVGLLAGLYPSLRASRMEPVDALRS, encoded by the coding sequence CCAGGGTCATCGAGCGTCCCCGGATGGACTTCCGGGACCTGTGGACCGAGGCGCTGGCGGGGGTGCTCGCCCGTCCGATGCGCTCCGCCCTGACCACACTGGGCACGGTTCTGGGCATCACCACCCTGGTCATCACCATCGGGATCTCGGCCACGGCGGGCAATCAGATCGTCGGCCGGTTCGACGCTCTCACCGCCACCTCGGTCACGGTGGTGGTACCCCCGCCGCCGCCGTCGGCCGACCCTGTGCCGCTCGTGGACTGGTCGGGTGTCGACGCGGTCCGGCGGCTCGCCGGAGTCGATTCGGTGGCGGCGATCGCCGACTCCACCGCCACCGCGAGCGTCCAGGTACGTGCGAACGACGTGGTGTCCCCCGGGGACGTCACCGGCCAGACCATGGCGGTCCTCGCCGCTTCCCCCACGCTGCCCGCCGCGGTGCGCGGCAGGATGACTGCCGGGCGCTTCTTCGACGACGGGAACATCGCCGGGCACGACCGGGTGGCGGTGCTCGGCGACCAGGCCGCACGACTCCTCGGCATCAGCTCGATACAGGACTCTCCCGCGGTCTTCCTGAAGGGCCAGGCCTACACCGTGATCGGGATTCTCGGCGGAGCCGAGCGGGAGCAGCAGCTCTCGACCGCGGTGATCCTGCCGCCCACGACAGCCGAGGACCAGCTGGGCCTGGGAACGGTGACCCGGGTACTGATCAACACCGCACTCGGCGCGGCGAAGCAGGTTGCCCACCAGGCACCGATCGCGCTCGCTCCCGGGGCCGAGGACGCCCTCACCGTCACGGCACCGCCCGACCCGACCAAGGCACGCAAGGGAGTGCAGGGCGACGTCAACGGCCTGTTCCTGGTACTCGGACTGGTCTCGCTGGTGGTGGGGGCCATCGGTATCGCCAACGTGACGCTGGTGACGGTCATGGAGCGGATCGGGGAGATCGGACTGCGCCGCGCTCTCGGCGCCTCGCGACGGCAGGTCGCCGGCCAGTTCCTGGTGGAGTCGACGACCATCGGACTCCTCGGCGGCGTCATCGGCGCCGTCCTGGGCATGGTCGTGGTGGTGGCCGTCTCCGCCATCAGGGACTGGACTCCGGTCCTGGACGTCCGTCTCGCTCTCGGAGCCCCGGTCGCCGGAGCCCTCGTCGGACTCCTGGCCGGCCTCTACCCGTCACTGCGGGCCTCCCGCATGGAGCCCGTCGACGCTCTGCGCTCCTGA
- a CDS encoding chloride channel protein: protein MSAKPVGASAAAPPDPFAIVRTRGYTGLLVMAALLGVPISAVAFGFLALTHELQSLTYSDLPRALGFHSTPTWWPVPLLVVAGLLVGLTIRYLPGTGGHKPAEGMKTTGAPTAVELPGIVIAALASLGLGAVLGPEAPLIALGGGLAVWTVRLVKQDIRPNASAVVGAAGSFAAVSALLGSPLLGAFLLMEASGLGGAVLGMVLVPGLLASGVGSLIFVGLGSWTGLGTYSLALHHVPRAEEPDLAQFGWAVVVGLGAAVVGEGIRRLALLLQARVERRMVVGTVLMGLVVGVLALAYAEATGKAASGVLYSGQNALDPLLAESAGYTVGTLVMLIVCKGLAYCASLSCFRGGPVFPAMFVGAAGGIALSHLPGLNVTSGFAMGIGAMCVAMLRLPMTSVLLATLLLGSPGLTVMPLVIVSVVVAYVVSLRLAPEPDGLPHGQGAA, encoded by the coding sequence ATGTCGGCCAAGCCCGTCGGGGCGTCCGCGGCGGCGCCCCCGGACCCGTTCGCGATCGTTCGTACCCGTGGCTACACGGGACTGCTGGTGATGGCGGCGCTTCTCGGGGTTCCGATCTCGGCTGTGGCCTTCGGTTTCCTCGCACTCACCCACGAACTCCAGTCGCTGACCTACTCCGACCTGCCGAGGGCACTGGGCTTCCACTCCACGCCGACGTGGTGGCCCGTGCCGCTGCTCGTCGTTGCCGGCCTGCTGGTCGGGCTGACCATCCGTTACCTGCCGGGCACAGGCGGGCACAAGCCGGCCGAAGGCATGAAGACGACGGGGGCCCCTACGGCGGTGGAGCTGCCCGGGATCGTGATCGCTGCCCTGGCCTCGCTCGGCCTCGGTGCCGTGCTCGGGCCCGAGGCGCCGCTCATCGCCCTCGGCGGCGGGCTTGCCGTGTGGACCGTACGCCTGGTGAAGCAGGACATCCGGCCGAACGCGAGTGCCGTCGTGGGAGCCGCCGGCAGCTTCGCCGCTGTCAGCGCCCTGCTGGGGTCTCCGCTGCTCGGGGCGTTCCTTCTGATGGAAGCGTCGGGCCTCGGCGGGGCCGTGCTCGGAATGGTCCTTGTGCCGGGCCTGCTCGCCTCGGGTGTGGGTTCGCTCATCTTCGTCGGGCTGGGTTCGTGGACCGGTCTGGGAACGTACTCCCTGGCACTTCACCACGTGCCGCGGGCCGAGGAACCTGACCTCGCCCAGTTCGGCTGGGCGGTCGTCGTCGGGCTGGGGGCGGCCGTCGTCGGCGAAGGGATCCGGCGGCTCGCCCTGCTCCTGCAGGCGCGGGTCGAGCGACGGATGGTGGTGGGCACCGTGCTGATGGGGCTGGTGGTCGGGGTCCTCGCACTGGCGTATGCCGAGGCCACGGGGAAAGCGGCCTCCGGGGTGCTGTACTCGGGACAGAACGCGCTGGACCCCTTGCTTGCCGAGAGCGCCGGATACACGGTGGGCACGCTCGTGATGCTCATCGTCTGCAAGGGGCTGGCGTACTGCGCGTCCTTGAGTTGCTTCCGGGGCGGCCCCGTCTTCCCGGCGATGTTCGTGGGAGCCGCGGGCGGCATCGCGCTCTCCCATCTGCCCGGGCTGAACGTGACGTCCGGCTTCGCGATGGGCATCGGTGCCATGTGCGTGGCGATGCTCAGACTTCCGATGACCTCGGTGCTGCTGGCCACGCTGCTGCTGGGGTCGCCGGGTCTCACCGTCATGCCGCTGGTGATCGTCTCGGTCGTGGTCGCGTACGTCGTCTCGCTCCGACTCGCCCCGGAGCCGGACGGTCTTCCGCACGGACAGGGCGCCGCCTGA
- a CDS encoding DUF6011 domain-containing protein: MESSEPLPGSDVEPLPGAGRAVSRRLVRCRLCGRPLTGTDSRRTGLGPACDAKLHPVAPDIRTRRHEVEQDPLPGT; this comes from the coding sequence GTGGAGTCCTCCGAACCGTTGCCCGGGTCCGACGTCGAGCCCCTGCCCGGGGCCGGACGCGCCGTGAGCCGCCGGCTGGTCCGTTGCCGTCTCTGCGGCCGCCCGCTGACCGGAACGGACTCGCGCCGCACCGGTCTGGGCCCGGCCTGCGACGCCAAACTCCACCCTGTCGCACCGGACATCCGCACCCGCCGCCACGAGGTCGAACAGGACCCGCTGCCCGGTACCTGA
- a CDS encoding acyl-CoA thioesterase II: MTNPAERLVDLLDLERIEVNIFRGRSPEESLQRVFGGQVAGQALVAAGRTTDGDRPVHSLHAYFLRPGRPGVPIVYEVERVRDGRSFTTRRVTAVQQGRTIFNLTASFHRPEEAGFEHQLPPARTVPDPEQLPTIAEEVREHLGALPDALERMARRQPFDIRYVDRLRWTHEEIEDADPRSAVWMRAVGPLGDDPLVHTCALTYASDMTLLDAVRIPVEPLWGPRGFDMASLDHAMWFHRPFRADEWFLYDQESPIATGGRGLARGRIYDRGGNLLVSVVQEGLFRPLGS; encoded by the coding sequence ATGACGAACCCCGCCGAGCGCCTGGTCGACCTGCTCGACCTGGAGCGGATCGAGGTCAACATATTCCGCGGGCGCAGCCCCGAGGAGTCCTTGCAGCGGGTCTTCGGCGGTCAGGTCGCCGGGCAGGCGCTGGTGGCGGCCGGTCGCACCACCGACGGGGACCGGCCGGTCCATTCGCTGCACGCGTACTTCCTGCGGCCGGGCCGGCCCGGCGTCCCGATCGTCTACGAGGTGGAACGGGTGCGGGACGGGCGGTCGTTCACCACCCGTCGGGTCACCGCCGTCCAGCAGGGCCGGACGATCTTCAATCTGACGGCGTCCTTCCACCGGCCGGAGGAAGCGGGCTTCGAGCACCAGCTGCCGCCCGCCCGGACCGTCCCGGACCCGGAACAGCTGCCGACGATCGCCGAAGAGGTCCGCGAGCACCTCGGGGCGCTGCCGGACGCGCTGGAGCGGATGGCCCGGCGCCAGCCGTTCGACATCCGGTACGTCGACCGGCTGCGCTGGACGCACGAGGAGATCGAGGACGCGGACCCGCGCAGCGCCGTCTGGATGCGCGCGGTCGGCCCACTGGGCGACGACCCGCTCGTGCACACCTGCGCGCTGACGTACGCGAGCGACATGACACTCCTCGACGCGGTCCGCATCCCGGTGGAGCCGCTGTGGGGACCACGCGGCTTCGACATGGCGTCGCTGGACCACGCGATGTGGTTCCACCGGCCGTTCCGGGCCGACGAGTGGTTCCTGTACGACCAGGAGTCGCCGATCGCGACGGGTGGACGGGGACTGGCGCGCGGCCGGATCTATGACCGCGGCGGCAATCTGCTGGTGTCCGTGGTACAGGAGGGATTGTTCCGCCCCCTCGGCTCATAG
- a CDS encoding DEAD/DEAH box helicase translates to MTLIDQLPPTDDPDALFEAFSSWTETQGITLYPAQEEALIEVVSGANVILSTPTGSGKSLVAAGAHFTALAQDKVTFYTAPIKALVSEKFFDLCKLFGTENVGMLTGDASVNADAPVICCTAEVLASIALRDGKHADIGQVVMDEFHFYAEPDRGWAWQIPLLELPQAQFILMSATLGDVKMFEQDLTRRTGRPTSVVRSATRPVPLSYEYRLTPITETLTELLDTRQSPVYIVHFTQAAAVERAQSLMSINMCTKEEKEKIADLIGNFRFTTKFGQNLSRYVRHGIGVHHAGMLPKYRRLVEKLAQAGLLKVICGTDTLGVGVNVPIRTVLFTALTKYDGTRVRTLRAREFHQIAGRAGRAGFDTAGFVVAQAPEHVIENEKAVKKAGDDPKKKRKVVRKKAPEGFVAWSETTFDKLIQSDPEPLTSRFRVTHTMLLSVIARPGNAFAAMRHLLEDNHEPRKAQLRHIRRAIAIYRSLLDGGVVEQLDKPDAEGRIVRLTVDLQQDFALNQPLSTFALAAFDLLDGESPSYALDMVSVVESTLDDPRQILAAQQNKARGEAVGQMKADGVEYEERMELLQDVTYPKPLSELLWHAYDVYRKSHPWVGDHPVSPKSVIRDMYERAMTFTEFTSNYELARTEGIVLRYLASAYKALEHTIPDDLKSEDLEDLIAWLGEMVRQVDSSLLDEWEQLANPEVETAEEAQERADEVKPVTANARAFRVLVRNAMFRRVELAALDKVAELGDLDGDAGWDEDAWGEAMDAYWDEYEDLGTGPDARGPKLLKIDEDAAHGLWRVRQTFADPNSDHDWGISAEIDLAASDEEGRAVVRVTSVGQL, encoded by the coding sequence GTGACCCTTATCGATCAGCTGCCCCCGACCGACGACCCGGACGCCCTCTTCGAGGCCTTCTCGTCATGGACCGAGACCCAGGGCATCACCCTCTACCCTGCTCAGGAGGAGGCGCTGATCGAGGTGGTCTCCGGGGCGAACGTGATCCTGTCCACCCCCACCGGCTCCGGAAAGAGCCTGGTCGCGGCAGGCGCGCACTTCACGGCGCTGGCCCAGGACAAGGTCACCTTCTACACCGCACCGATCAAGGCACTGGTCTCGGAGAAGTTCTTCGACCTGTGCAAACTGTTCGGTACGGAGAACGTCGGGATGCTCACCGGCGACGCCTCGGTCAACGCGGACGCGCCGGTGATCTGCTGCACGGCCGAGGTGCTCGCGTCCATCGCGCTGCGCGACGGCAAGCACGCCGACATCGGTCAGGTCGTGATGGACGAGTTCCACTTCTATGCGGAGCCGGACCGCGGCTGGGCCTGGCAGATCCCGCTCCTGGAGCTGCCGCAGGCCCAGTTCATCCTGATGTCGGCCACGCTCGGTGACGTCAAGATGTTCGAGCAGGACCTGACCCGGCGCACCGGCCGTCCCACCTCCGTGGTGCGCTCGGCGACCCGGCCCGTCCCGCTGAGCTACGAGTACCGGCTGACCCCGATCACCGAGACGCTCACCGAACTGCTGGACACCCGGCAGTCACCGGTCTACATCGTGCACTTCACGCAGGCCGCGGCCGTCGAGCGGGCGCAGTCGCTGATGAGCATCAACATGTGCACCAAGGAGGAGAAGGAGAAGATCGCCGACCTGATCGGCAACTTCCGCTTCACCACGAAGTTCGGCCAGAACCTCTCCCGCTACGTGCGGCACGGCATCGGGGTGCATCACGCGGGCATGCTCCCGAAGTACCGGCGGCTGGTGGAGAAGCTCGCCCAGGCCGGTCTGCTGAAGGTGATCTGCGGTACGGACACCCTCGGCGTCGGCGTCAACGTCCCGATCCGTACGGTGCTCTTCACGGCGCTCACCAAGTACGACGGCACCCGGGTCCGTACGCTGCGCGCCCGTGAGTTCCACCAGATCGCCGGCCGTGCGGGCCGGGCCGGCTTCGACACGGCGGGCTTCGTCGTCGCGCAGGCGCCGGAGCACGTCATCGAGAACGAGAAGGCCGTCAAGAAGGCGGGCGACGACCCCAAGAAGAAGCGCAAGGTGGTCCGCAAGAAGGCCCCCGAGGGCTTCGTCGCCTGGTCGGAGACCACGTTCGACAAGCTGATCCAGTCCGATCCGGAACCACTGACCTCCCGCTTCCGGGTCACGCACACGATGTTGCTGTCCGTGATCGCGCGTCCCGGGAACGCCTTCGCGGCGATGCGGCATCTGCTGGAGGACAACCACGAGCCGCGCAAGGCGCAGCTGCGCCACATCCGACGGGCCATCGCGATCTACCGCTCGCTGCTGGACGGCGGCGTGGTGGAACAGCTCGACAAGCCGGACGCGGAGGGCCGCATCGTGCGACTCACCGTCGATCTCCAGCAGGACTTCGCGCTGAACCAGCCGCTGTCCACGTTCGCACTGGCCGCGTTCGACCTGCTCGACGGTGAATCGCCGTCGTATGCGCTGGACATGGTCTCCGTCGTCGAGTCGACGCTCGACGACCCGCGGCAGATCCTGGCCGCCCAGCAGAACAAGGCGCGCGGCGAAGCGGTCGGCCAGATGAAGGCGGACGGTGTCGAGTACGAGGAGCGGATGGAACTGCTCCAGGACGTCACGTACCCGAAGCCGCTGAGCGAATTGCTGTGGCACGCGTACGACGTGTACCGCAAGAGCCACCCGTGGGTGGGCGACCACCCCGTCTCGCCGAAGTCCGTGATCCGGGACATGTACGAACGCGCCATGACGTTCACGGAGTTCACCTCGAACTACGAGCTGGCGCGTACCGAGGGCATCGTGCTGCGGTACCTGGCGAGCGCGTACAAGGCTCTTGAGCACACCATCCCGGACGACCTGAAGTCCGAGGACCTGGAGGATCTGATCGCCTGGCTCGGCGAGATGGTGCGGCAGGTGGACTCCAGTCTCCTCGACGAGTGGGAGCAGCTCGCCAACCCGGAGGTTGAGACCGCCGAGGAGGCGCAGGAGCGGGCCGACGAGGTCAAGCCGGTCACAGCCAACGCCCGCGCCTTCCGGGTTCTGGTCCGCAACGCGATGTTCCGCCGGGTGGAGCTGGCCGCGCTGGACAAGGTCGCCGAGCTCGGCGACCTGGACGGCGACGCGGGCTGGGACGAGGACGCGTGGGGCGAGGCGATGGACGCGTACTGGGACGAGTACGAGGACCTGGGCACCGGTCCGGACGCCCGCGGGCCGAAGCTGCTGAAGATCGACGAGGACGCCGCGCACGGACTGTGGCGGGTGCGACAGACGTTCGCCGACCCGAACAGCGACCACGACTGGGGCATCAGCGCCGAGATCGATCTGGCGGCCTCCGACGAAGAGGGCCGGGCGGTCGTCAGGGTCACCTCGGTCGGCCAGCTGTGA
- a CDS encoding metal-dependent hydrolase — translation MMGPAHSLSGAAAWLGVGAAAAAAGHTMPWPVLVVGALITAGAALAPDLDHKSATISRAFGPVSRGLCEIVDKLSHAVYKATRGSGDPRRNGGHRTLTHTWLWAVLIGAGASAAAIAGGRWAVLAILFVHLVLAVEGLLWRAARMSSDVLVWLLGATSAWILAGVLDKPGNGSDWLFSAPGQEYLWLGLPIVLGALVHDIGDALTVSGCPILWPIPVGRKRWYPVGPPKVMRFRAGSWVELKVLMPVFMVLGGAGAAAALNFI, via the coding sequence ATGATGGGACCGGCACACTCACTGTCCGGGGCGGCGGCGTGGCTGGGCGTGGGCGCGGCGGCGGCTGCCGCGGGTCATACGATGCCGTGGCCCGTCCTGGTCGTCGGTGCACTGATCACCGCGGGCGCCGCGCTCGCCCCGGACCTCGATCACAAGTCCGCGACCATCTCGCGTGCCTTCGGGCCGGTCTCCCGCGGACTCTGCGAGATCGTCGACAAGCTCTCGCACGCCGTCTACAAGGCGACCCGCGGTTCCGGTGACCCGCGCAGGAACGGTGGCCACCGGACCCTGACGCACACCTGGCTCTGGGCCGTCCTGATCGGTGCCGGCGCCTCCGCGGCGGCGATCGCCGGCGGCCGATGGGCGGTCCTCGCGATCCTCTTCGTCCATCTGGTGCTCGCCGTGGAAGGACTGCTGTGGCGGGCCGCCCGCATGTCCAGCGACGTCCTGGTGTGGCTGCTCGGCGCGACCAGCGCCTGGATCCTGGCGGGCGTCCTGGACAAGCCTGGCAACGGCTCGGACTGGCTCTTCAGCGCGCCCGGCCAGGAGTACCTCTGGCTCGGTCTGCCGATCGTCCTCGGTGCCCTCGTCCACGACATCGGCGACGCGCTGACCGTCTCCGGCTGCCCGATCCTGTGGCCGATCCCGGTGGGCCGCAAGCGCTGGTACCCGGTGGGTCCGCCCAAGGTCATGCGATTCCGCGCCGGCAGCTGGGTGGAGCTGAAGGTGCTCATGCCGGTGTTCATGGTGCTCGGCGGAGCGGGCGCGGCGGCCGCTCTCAACTTCATCTGA
- a CDS encoding HAD domain-containing protein: protein MTGSAQRPLLFLDVDGPLIPFGATPRQRPDGYPTYRTGAASGKPDSNPLLSRIDPALGPRLTALGCDLVWATTWMDEANECIAPWLGLPELPVVAWPEPAYDDALDRRDGLHWKTRPLVDRAAGRTFVWVDDEITAADRAWVAAHHPGQALLHRVDPTEGLTVADFAALDAWLCANR, encoded by the coding sequence GTGACCGGTTCCGCGCAGCGCCCGCTTCTCTTCCTCGATGTCGACGGGCCACTCATTCCGTTCGGAGCCACGCCGCGACAGCGCCCGGACGGGTATCCGACGTACCGAACGGGGGCCGCATCCGGGAAGCCCGATTCGAACCCCCTGCTGAGCAGGATCGATCCCGCGCTCGGGCCCCGGCTGACGGCACTGGGCTGCGATCTCGTCTGGGCCACGACCTGGATGGACGAGGCCAACGAGTGCATCGCACCGTGGCTCGGCCTGCCGGAGCTGCCCGTGGTGGCCTGGCCGGAGCCGGCGTACGACGACGCACTCGACCGGCGGGACGGGCTGCACTGGAAGACGCGCCCCCTCGTCGACCGGGCGGCGGGGCGCACCTTCGTCTGGGTCGACGACGAGATCACCGCCGCCGACCGGGCCTGGGTGGCCGCACATCACCCGGGGCAGGCCCTGCTCCATCGCGTCGACCCCACCGAGGGGCTCACCGTCGCGGACTTCGCCGCCCTGGACGCGTGGCTGTGCGCGAACCGGTGA
- a CDS encoding ABC transporter ATP-binding protein — MIGVAQPAYDPAAPESATTLPVGTPATVRAYVQELMRRHRKPFAVLISVNAVAVIASIVGPYLLGGLVEDLSTGVADLHLERTAAVFAFALVVQTVFTRMMRLRSAMLGEEMLADLREDFLVRSVGLPPGVLERAGTGDLLSRITTDIDRLANAMREAVPQLAIGVVWAGLLLGALTVTAPPLALSVLIALPVLILGCRWYFRRAPSAYRSEAAGYAAVAAMLAETVDAGRTVEAHRLGARRVALSDRRIKEWTAWERYTLFLRSVLFPVINATYVTILGAVLMLGGWFVIEGWLTVGQLTTGALLAQMMVDPIGLILRWYDELQVAQVSLARLVGVRDIEPDAGETEVVPDGRDVRAGDVHFGYRDGVDVLHKVSLDVAPGTRLALVGPSGAGKSTLGRLLAGIYAPRTGEVTLGGAELSRMTAERVRTHVALVNQEHHVFVGSLRDNLLLARTGAEDAELWASLAAVDADGWAKALDEGLDTEVGSGGLSLTPAQAQQIALARLVLADPHTLVLDEATSLLDPRAARHLERSLARVLDGRTVVAIAHRLHTAHDADVIAVVESGRISELGSHDELVAAEGAYAALWRSWHG, encoded by the coding sequence ATGATCGGCGTCGCACAACCGGCGTACGACCCGGCCGCCCCGGAGTCGGCCACGACCCTGCCGGTCGGCACCCCGGCCACCGTACGGGCCTATGTACAGGAGCTGATGCGGCGCCACCGCAAGCCGTTCGCCGTGCTCATCTCGGTCAACGCGGTCGCGGTGATCGCCTCGATCGTCGGGCCGTATCTGCTGGGCGGGCTGGTCGAGGACCTGTCGACCGGGGTCGCCGACCTGCATCTGGAGCGCACCGCCGCGGTGTTCGCGTTCGCGCTGGTGGTGCAGACCGTGTTCACACGGATGATGCGGCTGCGCAGCGCGATGCTCGGCGAGGAGATGCTGGCCGATCTGCGCGAGGACTTCCTCGTCCGTTCGGTCGGACTGCCGCCGGGGGTGCTGGAGCGGGCCGGGACCGGTGATCTGCTGTCCCGGATCACCACGGACATCGACCGGCTGGCCAACGCGATGCGTGAGGCCGTGCCGCAGCTGGCGATCGGTGTGGTGTGGGCGGGGCTGCTGCTCGGTGCGCTCACCGTGACCGCTCCCCCGCTGGCTCTCTCCGTGCTGATCGCCCTGCCGGTGCTGATCCTCGGCTGCCGCTGGTACTTTCGCCGGGCACCGTCCGCGTACCGCTCGGAGGCCGCCGGATACGCCGCGGTCGCGGCGATGCTCGCGGAGACCGTGGACGCGGGGCGGACGGTGGAGGCGCACCGGCTCGGCGCACGCCGGGTGGCGCTGTCGGACCGGCGGATCAAGGAGTGGACGGCGTGGGAGCGGTACACGCTGTTCCTGCGTTCGGTGCTGTTCCCGGTCATCAACGCCACGTACGTGACGATCCTCGGCGCGGTCCTGATGCTCGGCGGCTGGTTCGTCATCGAGGGGTGGCTCACCGTCGGACAGCTGACGACCGGTGCGCTGCTCGCGCAGATGATGGTCGACCCGATCGGTCTGATCCTGCGCTGGTACGACGAGTTGCAGGTCGCGCAGGTGTCGCTGGCCCGGCTGGTCGGCGTACGGGACATCGAGCCGGACGCGGGCGAGACCGAGGTCGTGCCGGACGGCCGGGACGTCCGGGCAGGTGATGTGCACTTCGGCTACCGCGACGGGGTCGACGTCCTGCACAAGGTCTCGCTGGACGTCGCCCCGGGCACGCGCCTGGCGCTGGTCGGCCCCTCCGGTGCGGGCAAGTCCACGCTCGGCCGGCTGCTGGCCGGGATCTACGCCCCACGGACCGGTGAAGTCACGCTTGGTGGTGCGGAGTTGTCCCGGATGACGGCGGAGCGGGTACGTACGCATGTGGCGCTGGTCAACCAGGAACACCATGTGTTCGTCGGTTCGCTGCGCGACAATCTGCTGCTGGCCCGTACGGGTGCCGAGGACGCCGAGCTGTGGGCGTCGCTCGCCGCGGTCGACGCGGACGGATGGGCGAAGGCACTGGACGAGGGGCTGGACACCGAGGTCGGTTCGGGCGGTCTCTCACTGACCCCGGCGCAGGCGCAGCAGATCGCGTTGGCCCGGCTGGTGCTGGCCGATCCGCACACGCTGGTGCTGGACGAGGCGACCTCGCTGCTGGACCCGCGGGCGGCCCGGCATCTGGAACGCTCGCTGGCACGGGTGCTGGACGGCCGTACGGTCGTGGCGATCGCGCACCGGCTGCACACCGCGCACGACGCGGATGTGATCGCGGTGGTCGAGAGCGGCCGGATCAGCGAACTGGGCAGCCATGACGAGTTGGTGGCGGCGGAGGGTGCCTATGCGGCGCTGTGGCGGTCCTGGCACGGCTGA